The Mycobacterium avium subsp. avium genomic sequence CCGGTGGGGCGCGGGGTGGAACATGGACCGATGGGCCCTGGTGCAGTGAGGTCGGCATGACGGACGCCGGCGAAGCGACGCCGGTCGCGGAGCTCATCGCGTCGCTGACCCGGCAGGTGCCCGATTTCCCCAAGCCCGGCATCCAGTTCAAGGACCTCACCCCGCTGTTCGCCGACGCGACGGCGATGACCGCCGTCACCGGCGCGCTGGCCCGGCACGCGTCCGGCGCCGACCTGGTGGCCGGCATCGACTCGCGCGGGTTCCTGGTCGCGGCGGCCGTGGCCGACCGGCTGCACACCGGGGTGCTGGCCATCCGCAAGGGCGGCAAACTGCCGCCGCCGGTGCACGCCGAGCGCTACGACCTGGAATACGGCAGCGCCACCCTGGAGATCCCCGCCGACGGCATCGACCTGCGTGGGCGGCGCATCGTGATCATCGACGACGTGCTGGCCACCGGCGGTACCCTGGCCGCGGCGGCCCGACTGCTGCGGCGCACCGGCGCCACCGTGACCGCGGCGGCGGTGGTGTTCGAACTCGGTGCGCTGGGCGGGCGGGCGGCGCTGGCGCCGTTGCCGGTGTACAGCCTGACTTGCCAGTAGCCCCGCGACATCGGAGATATCCTCGAATTCGGAGGTGAGCATCGTGGCGGAGGAAAACAGCGCGGCGCAAGCGCTTGACGCGCCGGCGGAGTCGCCGCCCAACCCGGTGATCGAGACTCCCGAGCCGCCGACCGAATCGCTCAAGACGTCCAGCAGCGCGTCGCGCCGGGTCCGGGCCCGGCTGGCCCGGCGGATGACCGCCCAGCGCAGCACGCTCAACCCGGTGCTGGAGCCGCTGGTGGCGATGCACCGCGAGATCTACCCCAAGGCCAACGTGCAGCTGCTGCAGCGCGCCTTCGAGGTCGCCGACCAGCGGCACGCCAGCCAGTTGCGCCACTCCGGCGACCCCTACATCACCCATCCGCTGGCCGTCGCCACCATCCTGGCCGAATTGGGCATGGACACCACCACTTTGGTGGCCGCGCTGTTGCACGACACCGTCGAGGACACCGGCTACACCCTGGCCCAGCTGTCCGAGGAATTCGGCGAAGAGGTCGGTCATCTGGTCGACGGGGTGACCAAGCTGGACCGGGTGGTGCTGGGCAGCGCCGCCGAGGGCGAGACCATCCGCAAGATGATCACCGCGATGGCCCGCGACCCGCGGGTGCTGGTGATCAAGGTCGCCGACCGGCTGCACAACATGCGCACCATGCGGTTCCTGCCGCCGGAGAAGCAGGCCCGCAAGGCCCGCGAGACGCTGGAAGTCATTGCGCCCCTTGCCCATCGGCTGGGCATGGCCAGCGTCAAGTGGGAGTTGGAGGACCTATCGTTCGCCATCCTGCATCCCAAGAAGTACGACGAGATCGTCCGGCTGGTCGCCGGCCGGGCCCCGTCGCGGGACACCTACCTGGCCAAGGTGCGGGCCGAGATCATCAACACGCTGAACGCGTCGAAGATCAAGGCCACGGTGGAGGGCCGGCCCAAGCACTACTGGTCGATCTACCAGAAGATGATCGTCAAGGGCCGCGACTTCGACGACATCCACGACCTGGTCGGCATCCGCATCCTGTGCGACGAGATCCGGGACTGCTATGCCGCTGTGGGCGTGGTGCATTCACTGTGGCAGCCGATGGCCGGGCGGTTCAAGGACTACATCGCCCAGCCGCGCTACGGCGTCTACCAGTCGCTGCACACCACCGTCGTCGGGCCGGAGGGCAAGCCGCTGGAGGTGCAGATCCGCACCCGCGACATGCACCGCACCGCCGAGTACGGCATCGCCGCGCACTGGCGCTACAAGGAAGCCAAGGGCCGCAACGGCGTTCCGCACCCGCACGCCGCCGCCGAGATCGACGACATGGCCTGGATGCGCCAGCTGCTCGACTGGCAGCGGGAAGCCGCCGACCCGGGCGAATTCCTCGAGTCGCTGCGCTATGACCTTGCGGTACAAGAGATCTTCGTGTTCACCCCCAAGGGCGACGTGATCACCCTGCCCACCGGGTCGACGCCGATCGACTTCGCCTACGCCGTGCACACCGAGGTCGGGCACCGCTGCATCGGTGCCCGGGTCAACG encodes the following:
- a CDS encoding RelA/SpoT family protein is translated as MAEENSAAQALDAPAESPPNPVIETPEPPTESLKTSSSASRRVRARLARRMTAQRSTLNPVLEPLVAMHREIYPKANVQLLQRAFEVADQRHASQLRHSGDPYITHPLAVATILAELGMDTTTLVAALLHDTVEDTGYTLAQLSEEFGEEVGHLVDGVTKLDRVVLGSAAEGETIRKMITAMARDPRVLVIKVADRLHNMRTMRFLPPEKQARKARETLEVIAPLAHRLGMASVKWELEDLSFAILHPKKYDEIVRLVAGRAPSRDTYLAKVRAEIINTLNASKIKATVEGRPKHYWSIYQKMIVKGRDFDDIHDLVGIRILCDEIRDCYAAVGVVHSLWQPMAGRFKDYIAQPRYGVYQSLHTTVVGPEGKPLEVQIRTRDMHRTAEYGIAAHWRYKEAKGRNGVPHPHAAAEIDDMAWMRQLLDWQREAADPGEFLESLRYDLAVQEIFVFTPKGDVITLPTGSTPIDFAYAVHTEVGHRCIGARVNGRLVALERKLENGEVVEVFTSKAANAGPSRDWQQFVVSPRAKAKIRQWFAKERREEALEAGKDAMAREVRRGGLPLQRLVNAESMSAVARELHYADVSALYTAIGEGHVSARHVVQRLLAELGGIDQAEEDLAERSTPTTMLRRPRSSDDVGVSVPGAPGVLTKLAKCCTPVPGDQIMGFVTRGGGVSVHRTDCTNAASLQQQSERIIEVHWAPSPSSVFLVAIQVEALDRHRLLSDVTRVLADEKVNILSASVTTSGDRVAISRFTFEMGDPKHLGHLLNVVRNVEGVYDVYRVTSAA
- a CDS encoding adenine phosphoribosyltransferase yields the protein MTDAGEATPVAELIASLTRQVPDFPKPGIQFKDLTPLFADATAMTAVTGALARHASGADLVAGIDSRGFLVAAAVADRLHTGVLAIRKGGKLPPPVHAERYDLEYGSATLEIPADGIDLRGRRIVIIDDVLATGGTLAAAARLLRRTGATVTAAAVVFELGALGGRAALAPLPVYSLTCQ